The stretch of DNA TTGCTGGCGATGTAGCGCTTCGCCTTCGCGGACAGCTGCTTTTCCAGCTCTTCAGGCGTCCACTGGCAGTTGATCATGACGGTGCCGCCGGGCTTCACGTCGTAGACGATCGGGAAGTCCTTCGTGATGTAGGCGGGCGTGTGGCAGGCCACGAAGTCGGCCTTGTTGACGTAGTACGGCGCACGGATGGGCGCGTCGCCGAAGCGCAGGTGCGAAATGGTGACGCCGCCGGTCTTCTTCGAGTCGTACTGGAAGTAAGCCTGGACATACTTATCGGTGTGGTCGCCGATGATCTTGATGGAGTTCTTGTTCGCGCCGACGGTGCCGTCGCCGCCCAAGCCCCAGAACTTGCACTCGATGGTGCCCGGCGCCGCCGTGTTGGGGGCGTCGGCAGGCTCTTCGAGCGACAGGTTCGTCACGTCGTCGACGATGCCGATCGTGAATTCGCGGCGCGGCTCGTCTTTCGCGAGCTCGGAATACACCGCGAACACCGACGCGGGCGGGGTGTCCTTCGAGCCGAGGCCGTAACGGCCGCCGATGACCTGGATGCCTTCGACGCCCTCGTGCACGAGCGCGTTGACGACGTCTTGGTACAGCGGCTCGCCGATGGAGCCCGGCTCCTTCGTGCGGTCGAGCACGGCCATCTTCTTGCAGGTGGCCGGGATGGCCTCCACGAAGCGCTTCGTCACGAACGGACGGTACAGGCGCACCTTGATGAGGCCCACCTTCTCGCCCTGGGCGTTGAGGTAGTCGACCACTTCCTCGGCCACTTCGCTGAACGACCCCATGACCACGATGACGCGGTCGGCGTCCGGTGCGCCGTAGTAGTTGAACAGCTGATAGTCGGTGCCGAGGCGGGCGTTGACGGCGTCCATGCATTCCTCGACGATGGCCGGCAGCGCGTCATAGGTGCCGTTGCACGCCTCGCGGTGCTGGAAGAAGATGTCGCCGTTTTCATGGCTGCCGCGCATGGCCGGACGCTCGGGATTGAGCGCGTGGTCACGGAACGCCTGCACAGCGTCCATGTCGCACATCTCGGCCAGGTCGGCGTAGTCCCACACGGCGACCTTCTGGATTTCGTGGGACGTGCGGAACCCGTCGAAGAAGTTGAGGAACGGCACGTGGCCTTTGATGGCGGACAAGTGCGCCACGGCGGACAGGTCCATGACTTCCTGCACGCTGCCTTCGGCGAGCATCGCGAAGCCGGTCTGGCGGCAGGCCATGACATCGGAGTGGTCTCCGAAGATGTTGAGGGCATGGGTGGCCACGGTGCGTGCGGACACGTGGAACACGCAGGGAAGCTGCTCGGCAGCGATCTTGTACATGTTGGGGATCATGAGAAGCAGGCCCTGGGAAGCCGTGTAGGTGGTGGTCAGCGCACCGGCGGCCAGCGACCCGTGCACGGTGCCGGCGGCGCCGCCTTCAGACTGCATCTCGCAAACCTTGACCTGCGTGCCGAAGATGTTCTTCCGACCCGCGGCAGACCACTGGTCGACGAGGTCTGCCATAGGGCTTGACGGGGTGATAGGGTAAATGCCGGCAACTTCAGTGAACGCATAGGACACATAAGCCGCAGCAGTGTTGCCGTCCATTGACTTGAATTCTCTCGCCATGTTCTCTCCTTTGGCAGGGATCTGCTCGAACGAGCATGCTCATCTTGTGACAAAGTCACCTACCGTTTCATAATAGCCGAGGGATCGAGGCATCGGGCCCACTCCGGCCGGATTGCCGCGTTCCCGCGAGTCCTTTTCGGTAATCGGAAACCGAGCCCCGTTCTTTTCCCTGATCAATTTAGTCATATAAATTGTTGCTTATTTGTTAATCATTCGTTAGCTGACTTACATAATCCCAGGTCAGACTATCTCTATCTAAGAAGATCAACGTTACAGTTCATCACGAATTCGCCATTGCCGATGTTCGCCAAAATTCTATCTGCATAATGAGGCGTGTCGTGCTATGCGTGCGCACTGTTTGAGCATCGCCACGCATGTTTCGGCGATGTTCGCATGATCCGAATGGAGGGAACCTATGCATCAGTTTTCTAGCAACAAGCCCCTGTCTCGCCGTGTTTTCGTCGCAGGCGGCGCCATCGCCGCGGCGGGCGCCAGCTTGGCACTGGCCGGTTGCAGCTCGGGCAGCCCGTCTTCCGACACCGCCCCTGAAAGCTCCACCGAGCCTGCCGATTCCGGCACCGCCGAAAGCGCGGGCGGCGGCGAACTTCGCGCGGCCATGAGCTATCAGACGGACAACTTCTTGCCGCTGAACAACTCGTCGGGCCTTGCCCAGGGCGCCAACTGGAACGTCATCGAAGGCCTGTACATGCTCGACATGTCCACCATGAAGCCTTACCCGGCGCTGGCCGACGGCGAACCGGTGCAGATCTCCGACACCGAGTACGAGGTGAAGCTGCGCGAGGGCGCGAAGTTCTCCGACGGCACCGCCGTGACCGCGAGTGACGTCGCGGAATCCTACAGCCGCACCGTGAACGCCGACGGCTCGCTCTACGCCCCGATGCTCGCCTTCATCGACTCGATGGAAGCCAAGGACGACGCCACCGTCACCATCAAGCTGAACACGCCCACCTCGCTGCTCACCACGCGTTTGGCGCTGGCGCTCGTCGTGCCCACCGCGGCGACCGACGAAGAGCTCACCGCCAAGCCGGTCGGCTCCGGCCCCTACATGTACGACACGCTCAACGGCCAGGACGGCGGCCAGCTCGTGTTCGTGCCGAACCCCAACTACAACGGCGCCCACCCGGCCACCTGCGACAAGCTCACCTACGACATCATCATCGACGACACCGCCCGCACCACCGCGCTCACCGACGGCACCGTCCAGATCATGGAAAACGTGCCTTCGAACCTGATCGCGCAGGCATCGTCCACCGGCGCCGTCACTGAAAACGCCATGGGATTCGCCGTGGGCTTCATGATGTTCAACACGAAGAAGAAGCCGTTCGACGACGTGCGCGTGCGTCAAGCGTTCCTGTACGCCATCGACTACGACAAGATGATCATGAACGCCCTGCCCGACGTCGCCACCAAGCCCGACAGCTTCCTGCCGGCCACGCATGCCTCCTACACCGGGCCGGCGACGAACGACTACGCCTACGACATGGACAAGGCCAAGCAGCTGCTTGACGAGGCGGGCGTGTCCGGCCTGTCCATCGTCATCGACACCACCGACGCCGGCTGGATCAAGGCCATGGCCCCGCAGATCCAGTCCAACCTGAAGGAGCTCGGCATCGACGCCGAAATCTCTTCGCAGGCTTCCAGCTCGCTGTATGCGAACCGCTGCGACACCGACGACGACGTGCAGCCGTTCGACATCGTCGTGGCCCCGGGCGATCCGGGCTGCTTCGGCACCGACCCCGACCTGCTGATGAACTGGTGGTACGGGGACAACAGCTGGACCCAGAAGCGCTCTTCTTGGAAGGACTCCGAAGGCTACAACAAGCTGCACGAGCTCATGGACGCGGCGTTCGCCGCCGAGGGCGAAGAGCAGAAGGCCAAGTGGGCCGAGTGCTTCGACCTGCTGTCCGAAGAAGTGCCGCTGTATCCGCTGGTGCACCGCCAGGTCGTGACCGCGTACTACGCCGACAAGGTGAAGAACTTCATCCCCATCGGCTCTACCGGCCTGCGCTTCCTGGACGTGTCCCCGGCGTAAGAACGCCCCGGCTGACCAAGCCATTGCGCTGGCTGTTCGCACACAAAGAAGTCGCCCCGTTCGGGGCGGCTTCTTTTTTAGGAAAACGCTGGTCGCCGCCGGGGCCTTCCCCGCACCGCCGCGCTGCAGCGGTGTGCGGTACGGTGCAAGGGTGCAGCGCTACGAAAAACGATGACTAATTCAGTCAGCTTTTAGGCGCAGACCGGTGCCTTGCCCGAAGTCGACCGTCTCGTCGGCCGCTTCTACGATGTCGTCCCACGTGCGGCCGTTGTCGCAGTCGCGCACGCCCACCACAAAGCAGCCGGCCTGCGCAGCCGATCGCACGGCATACAGGGCATCTTCGTACACGGCCACCTCGGCAGGAGCCGCCCCCAGCCGCCGCGCCGCCTCCTGATAGATGTCGGGCTCTCGCTTGCTCTTGCCCACATCGGCGCAGGTGAGCACGAACTCGAACCAATCCGCAATGCCTTCGCGAGCCAGCAGCGCCTCCACAAGCGCCCGCGCCGTCACCGTAGCCACCGCCATGCGCACGCCGCAGCTGCGCAAGCGCTCAAGATGCGCCCGCGCCCCTGGTTTCAGGCCGATGTCGTTGCGGTAGTGGGCCTCCATGACGCCGTTCATGCCCGCCGCGATGTCATTCGGCGTCTTGTCGGGCAGAAAGCGCTCGTGCATGTAGCGGGCCGTCTCTTCCATCGTCATGGCTTCGATGACAGGGCGAATCTCGTCGACACCTTCCGTCATCCCCAGACCAGCCAGGTATTCCGGCCCCACTTCCGCCCAGTAGCCCATTGAATCGACCAGCGTCCCATCCAGATCGAACACGGCGAAAAGCTTGTCCATGGATCGTTCTCCTTTTGTCGGGTCAACACATTTTTGTGCGCCTGCACAAGCAACAAGCCAAGGTTCACCTGAAGTGAAATGTTGCCGAAACGGGTTTTCGATCGCGGCGCGATCGACTTTGTCAGCTCGGCCATTCTAGCATTTTCGCCTTTCTTGTGCGTCGTATGCGTCGCGCCTTGCGTTTTCGAAGATGTGACAATCTTGCGCTATCCGACAAGCAACCCGGTGCGCGTCTACAACACGGAACGGACCCTCTGCGGCGCATGCCGTCGTCAGATCCCCAGCGCGGTCAGGGGGATGACGTAGACGCCGCTTTCCACGTCGCGGCGGGCCATCTCCCCGGCCCCGACGATCACAGCCATGAAGGACGGATCAGGGTTTCGGGCCGCCGGATTGGCCGCCACCTTCTTTCGCAGTCGCGTCAGCGCCCTCACGCCGTCGGGCACCTTGTTCTCGCCCAGCTTCACCTCCAGCGCGGCCCACCGCCCGTCCCGCAGCTCTATGACGGCGTCGACTTCCAGGCCGTCAGAATCCCGATAGTAGTGAAGCGGGTCGAGCGGGGCGCCCGGGACGGCAGACGCATAAACGGTCAGGTCGTGGATGCACAGCGACTCGAACAGCAGGCCAAACAGCTGCCCGTCGGACAAAAGCCGCGCCGCGTCCGCCTGCAGGAGGCTGGCCGCCAGCGAAGGGTCGGCAAAGTAGCGCTTGGGCTTCGTGCGCAGGCGGCTCTTCGAGCGAATAGGCGCGTCCCACCCGGACACCGGCTGCACCAGGTAGAGCGACTCGAAGGCGGAAATGTACCGGGAGACGGCGTTCTTCTCAGCCTCGGACGGCTCACCGCCGAACGCGTCGCTTGCGACGGTCTGCAGCTTGGCAGCCGTGCCGGCGTTGCGGGCCAGCGAACGCGCCACGCTCCACGCTACAGAAGAATCCAGCCCGCGTTTCGGAAAGCTGACATCGAACACCGCGTCGAGGTAGGCATCGAGGTAGGCCGACGAACTTCGAGGCACCTGCTGCAGCGCCGGCCAGCCGCCGCGGCAGATCGCCTTCGCGAGAGGCTCGAGGGTCTGCTGCACCAAGATCGGCTCGAAGCGACCGTCGAAAAGCCCTGACAAGGAGACGGCGCCGCTCGACTCCCCCGTCTCGAGCAGCGTCATCGTGCTCATGCGCAGCTTGGCTATGCGACCTGCGCCGCTGTGGCTGACGGCATCTTTTTTCAAGGACGACGATCCTGTCAAGATGAACCGTCCTGGCCGCCCGTCCTCGTCGACCGCGTCCCTCACAGCGTCCCACACGCCCGGTACGTCCTGCCATTCGTCGACGACGTGCGGACTTTTGCCTAACAGGGCTGTCGTGGGGTCTGCTTCGACAATGCGCTTGACGGCGTCTCTGCCGAGACGGGTCACGCTCTCCCCAAAGGAAAGGGACGTCCAGGTCTTTCCGCACCACATGGGACCGGCGATCTCCACAGCGCCGAAAAGGTCGAGGACCTTTGACACTTGGGCATCGCATATCCGGGGCAGATACCCGGCCGGCTTCAGGCTTCCTTGTTGCATACCACTCCTCCTTTGAGGACACATAGCGTCCAGAGGATTATCATAATAGGAAACAGAGGATTTTTTCAATAGGAAACAGAGGATCAGGCAGAGTCGGGTCGGACGTGGACGTTGCAAGAAAGCACTGTTCATGCAAGCACATGATCTTTCGTGAGACGAGGCTTCGGCAGTGCCCGCTTCCGTCTCTGCCGACTGGGCGGTCGGCAATCAAAGCACCTTTGCGACAACCTTTGAGGCCACGGCATTAGCCGGCTGGCGTCGGACAGCTACGGCCCTGACACGGCGACTGCTGGCGACACCGACCCCGACCTGCTGATGAACTGGTGGTACGGGGACAACAGCTGGACCCAGAAGCGCTCTTCCTGGAAGGACTCTCCTGGACGTGTCCCCGGCGTAAGAACGTCCCGACTGGCCAAGCCATTGCGCCGGCTGTCCGCGCACAAAGAAGTCGCCCCGTTCGGGGCGACTTCTTTGTGGGAAAACGCTGGTCGCTGCCGGGGCCTCCTAGGCAAGCGCCGGCAGGCTGGCCGCCGCGACCGACTGGCCGACGCGGCGCATCATCTCGTCAGGCAGCGTCACGTTGATGGCGTCCGCCAGCTCGGGGTATTCCGCCGCCAGCACTTCGTTGCACACGTCCACGACCAGGTCGCCGCCGACGCCCGACGCCACGCGCCCAAGCACGAGCAGCGTCTTGATCTCGTAAAACGAGCTGTACAGCACCAGAGTGTGCGCCAGATACGTGCCGATGCTGCGGAAGATGTCAAGCGCGCCTTCGTGCCCGTCGTTGGCAAGGCCTTGGACCACCTTCAGCTTTTCGGCCGGCGACAGTTCGGCGTCGAGCGAAATGCCCGCGGCCGGCGCCAGCTTGATGACGGCGTCCTGGCTGAAGTACTTGCAGCCCACGCCGAAGTCGCCCGACCACTCGTCCTGCATGGCGCGCGGAGACAGGTCAACCGGCGCGAAGGCCAGCTCGTTGATCCAGCCGAGCACGTTGCCTTCGTCGTTCACGTAGCCCACGGCCTCGCTCGTGCCCATGGCGATGCCCAAAATGTCGCCACGGCCCGTGGACATGAAGCCGGCAAGGGCAGTCACGTCGCCGTCGTTGGCCACGACGAGCGGCACGTCGCCGATTTCCGCGCCGGCGCGGTCGTAGATGGATTTCACCAGGTCGCGCTGTTCGCGCGGCACCTTGATGAACAGCGACGCCACCATGGGACTGTTGCCCACGAACGTGCCGGCGCTCGACACGCCGATGGCGTCCACGCGCGGCATCTTCGACGCGGCCGTCTTGAACGCGGTCACGATCTCGTTGAAGTGGTATTCCGGATCTTCGGTGATCTTCGGAAACCAGACCACCTCTTCGGAGTACACCGGCTCGCCGTCGATGACGGCCGACACCTTGCGGTCGGACCCGCCGGCGTCAAACCCGATGCGGCAGCCCTCCATGTGCCCGCCGATGGCCTTGGCGCCTTCGTTGGCTGCAGGAAACGTCTCGGGCGTGCAGGCGATCACCTCGAGCGGGCGCTCGTAGACGTCCATGACGAACCCGTAGTCGAACGCGCGGGAGCCCTCGGGCGAGTACGCTTCGGCCAGGCGGGCGGCGATGTCGTCGCAGCCCTGGATGTAGACGCGGAAGCCGCCGATGGACCACAGCTCGAACTTCACGAGCCGCTCGACGTAACGAAAGTTTGCCTCGGCAAACTCAGGCCCGCGAACGGCGGATTCCCGCACGGACACCAAGCCGTCTTCGCGCTCGACCGCAATGCGGATCGGCCGGTCGGTCCCTTCAAGGTAGGCCTTCATCCACACGCCGAAAGGGATGAAGCCGGGGTCGAGCTTCGGAGCGGTTTTCAGCTCGTAATCGATGCCCAAGTAGTTCATGATCGTCAGTCTCCTAAAATCTCGTTGAGTATTTGCTCGGTCATGCACAGCGCTCGCGGCACGTGGAACGGGCCTTTGAACGTGGAACCTTTCGTGGGCGGCTCGGTCGGCAGGCCATCGCGGCGCAAGTAGCCGTACCACTCGCCGAACTCGGGGTCGGCGAAGTGGGCCTTGCAGTATTTGAGCGTGCGCACAAGCCAGTCGCGGAAGTACGGATCGCCCGTGTCGCGATAGGCCATCGACGCCGCGATCATGATCTCGTTGTGCGGCCACCACAGCTTCATGTCGTGCTCGTAGGCCTCGGGCGGCTTGCCGCAGGCGTCGATGAAGTAGAGCAGCCCGCCGTATTTGTCGTCCCAGCCGGCCTCGATGGCCAGGCGGAACATGTCGCGGGCCGTGGCGTGCAGCTCTTCGTCGCCGCGGTGGTTGGCCTCTTGCATCATGAACCAGCTGCACTCGATGTCATGCCCCGGGTTCACGACGCGACCCGCGGTGTAGTCGAGTTCCGGCTCGCCTTCAAGGTTGACGCTTTCGAGCGTGCAGCCCAGCTCGGGCCGGTAATGCTCGCGCACGATGCGGTCGGTGCACTCGCGGGCGTGCCGGTCGTATTCCTCCGCATGGGCGGCGTCGACGCGGCGCATGATCGAAATGATGTTGAGGAAGATCATCGGATCCCCCAGCGCCCGTCCCGCGCGCGTTGCCGCGATGGTCTTCGGACCGAGGCCCGTCGGGTCTTCGATGAGGCCGTTGTTGAGGTCGTACACCAGCCGATAGGCGCGGCGGGCGCGGGCCAGGCACGCCTCGTCGCCGGTCACGCCGTAGTATTCGGCGTTGGCGATGCAGTAGAACCCTTCCGAAAAGCAGTAGCGGCGCTGACGCAGCGGGCGGCCGTCTGCCGTGACCGTGAAGTAGAGACGGCCGGACGCCTCGCGGTTGATGCAGTGGTCTTCCAAAAACTCCAGGCAGCTCTTCGCCGCCGCCAGCCATTCGGGACGCGTGCCATAGACGTGGCACAGATACGCATAGGTCCACGCGCAACGACCCTGCATCCACGCGTTTTTGTCGGTGGAATACACCGCGCCTTCGCGGTCGAGGCAGGTGTACACGCCGCCGTTGACCGGATCGATGCCGTGCTCGCGCCAAAAGGCCTCGCACGTGTCCAGCTGCTCGCGGATCCAATCGCGCCATACAACCAGTTCGCGGTCGCCTTCTATCTTGTCTGTCACAGGTCCCCCTTTCGTTTGGTCTTTGTAAGCAAAGCTGCCTTCATTCTAGTGCGCGAAGGCTCAAGCGGCGAAACTGTCAGCCAACCGTTGGCGCTGCACACGGCCGGAAAACCCGCGCTCACGCGCAGAAGGTGCTACGGCCACGCCCGGTGAAAAAAGCGCCGGCTCGGTGCGCCGGCGCTTCAAAACCGCTTGTCGCGCCCAGACAGTCCTACATCGTGGACGCTTCCCCGCTTGGCGGCACCACGTCGCGCTTTTCCGCGGCGGACTGCTGCGCCTGTTCGATCGAGTCGCCGATGACGCAGCGGCACTTGCCATTCGGCTTGCCGCCGTGCATGAGGCCTTCGCATTCGAGCACCTGCACAATATGGTCGACGTCTTCGCCGGCAAGGGGCTGCACCGGCTCGCGCATCTGGTTCGTGTTGAACACGCCCATCTGCCACAGGGCCGTCTTGAAGGCGCCTACGCCAGCGCCGAAGCCGACGGTCGCCTTCACGCGGCGCGTGATGAACATGAGGCGCGCCAGATGGTCCTGCAGCACGCGCACGCGCTCCCAGTCGCCGGCGCACGCCGCCTGCCACTGCTCCACGTAGCTGTACGGGTCAACGTTGGCCAGGCCCGGCACCGATCCGTCGGCGCCGGCCAGATACGCGCCGTCGACGCACACCTCGTGCCCGGTCAGCAGCTGCAGCGGATGGCCGGCGTCCTCGTTTTCAAGCACCATCCAGCGGAAGGCCACGTCGTCGCCGCTGGAATCCTTCACGCCCTGCAGCACGCCGTCTTTGCCCAGGCGCACGAGCATCGTGGGATCGAGCTTGGTGTGCACGCATACCGGCAGGTCGTAGGCGAACAGCGGCAGGTCCGTGTGCTCGCGAATGGCGCGGAAGTGGCGCTCCACTTCCTTCGGGCCGCCGAGCGCATAGAAGGGGGCCGTGGCCACCACCGCGTCAACGCCATAGCTTTCGGCGCGTTTCACCTGGTCGACCACGCGCATGGTCTCCATGTCGATGACGCCCGCCATGAGCGGCACGCGCCCGTTGACGGCCGCCGCCGCCTCTTGAAAAATGTGCTGGCGCTGGGCGTCGGTCATAAAGGCGACCTCACCGCTCGATCCCAGAAAGAACAGCCCGTCGACGCCGGCATCGATCATGCGGTTGATCGTGCGGTGCAAGGCTTCGACGTCGAGATGCCGGTCCTTGTCGAGGGGGATGACGACGGGAGGCACCACGCCCCTGAATTTCGACGCGTCCATCATGTCTGACACCTACTTTCCCAAATCCGGATGCAGCAACGAGGGCGCCGCGCTCAAAAGCAGGCGCGTGTAGTCGTCGGTCGGGTTCTCGAACACGCGCGCCGCCGGGCCCTCTTCGACGATGCGGCCGCCGTTCATGACGATGATCCGGTCCGAGATATAGCGAACGGTCTGAATGTCGTGGCTGATGAACACCATCGACAGACCGAGTTCGTGCTTAAGGTCCATGAGCAGGTTCAAAATCTGCGCACGCACCGACACGTCAAGGGCGCTGGTAGGCTCGTCGGCGATGATGGCGTCGGGCTTGAGTGCAAGGGCGCGGGCGATGGCGACGCGCTGGCGCTGGCCGCCGGACATCTGCCCGGGCAGCGCCTCCAGCACCGAGCGCGGCAGGCCCACCATTTCGATGAGCTCGAGCACGCGCTGCTCGCGCGACTGCTTGTCGCCGATGCCATGCACCCGCAGCGGGTCCATGAGCTGGTCTTGCACGGTCATGCGGGCGTTCAGGGCCGTCGCCGGATCTTGGAACACCACCGAGATGACGCGGCCGATGAGCTTGCGCTGGGCGGCCGTGCGCTTCGTGACATCCTCGCCCTTGAAGTACACCTTGCCCGTCGTCGGCTGCTGCAGGCCACACATAATGTTTGCCGTGGTTGACTTTCCGCAGCCGGACTCGCCCACGATGCCGAGCGTCTTGCCGGGCATGAGCCGCAAGGACAGGTCGTTCACTGCCGTGACCTTGTTCGGATGCAGGATGGATCCGGTGCGCGTCTTGAACACCACCGACACGTGGTCAAGGAAGATGATCGGGGTTTCGTTTTCGACAATGACCTCCACCGATTCCACCGTGCCGGCCGGCGTCTCCACCACGCTTTCGATGACGACCTCTTTGGTCACCACGCCGTTGTATTCGTTCTTTGCGTCACTCATAGCAACTGTCCTCCTGGAGCCGGCGGGTTGGGATTGATGCCCAAGCGGACAAGCTCGGGGTCAGGCAATTCGCCGTAGTAATGGTCCGTTCCCGGAATGCGCTTCAAAACCGGGCGCACGTCGGAGACGATCTCCGGATGGCTGGAGCGTGGCACGAAGCGGTCGCCCTTGGGGAAGTCCGCCGGGCTGGGAACCGAGCCGGGGACCTGGTGCAGGCGGGCGCCGCCGGCCTCGATGGAAAGCACCGAGCCGAGCAGGCCACGCGTGTACTCGTGGACAGGCCCCTGCAAAATGTCTTTGACCGGACCTTGCTCGACCACCTGGCCTGCGTACATGACCGTGATGGAGTTAGCCACTTCCGCAACGAGCGCCAGGTCGTGGCTGACGAACACCATGGCGAACCCCAGTTCGGCCTGCAGGTCATTCAGCAGGTTGATGACCTGCTTCTGCACGGTCACGTCAAGGGCGGTGGTAGGCTCGTCGGCGATGATGACCTTCGGGTCGCGGGTGAGCGCCATGGCGATGAGCACGCGCTGGCGCTGGCCGCCGGAAAGCTCGTGGGGGTAAGAATCCAGCGTGCGCTTCGGATCAAGCCCCACCAATTCCAACAGGTCTTCGGCACTGCGGGTGCCGCCGCGAGTCGTCAGCTGCTTCATTTGCGACTTGATGAGCATGGAGGGGTTGAGCGAAGACAGCGCGTCTTGGTAGATCATGGCGATTTCCGTGCCGCGCAGGTCGTTCATTTCCTTCGGCGACAAGTCGAGCAGGTTCACGCCGTTGTAGAGGATCTCGCCAGACACCTTCGCGCGCTTGTCGAGCAAGCCCATGATCGTGAGCGACGTGATGGACTTGCCGCAGCCCGACTCGCCCACCAGCCCCATGGTCTGATGCGGGCGCACCACGAAGTTCACGTGGTCGACCACGTCCACATCGCCGTGGCGCGGGAACTTGATGCACAAGTCCTTGACCTCGAGGATGGGCGGCGTGTCGGTGTCGGCTTCGAAGCGGTCCGTCCGCTTGTCTTCCATCGCCCGCAAATCGGCCAAGCGCTTCTCAAGCGAGGCGGCCTGCGCCTTGTAGGCCAGCGTCGGGT from Xiamenia xianingshaonis encodes:
- a CDS encoding dipeptide/oligopeptide/nickel ABC transporter permease/ATP-binding protein, whose protein sequence is MVQLRGNLTKKMEDNAGKVHFRKWKAMSMGARVSLVVLVLIVLAAIFAPIVAPHDPLEIFLARQPPSSEFLFGTDDKGRDVLSRMIYGARYSLTIGLCATAFALFFGAIFGSIAAVARKGVSEVIMRCMDIVMSFPGIALACVFVTVFGNNLPSLIFAIGFLYIPQICRVVRANVVSEYGQDYVRAVIVSGARAPWILFKHVVRNCIAPVMVFTIVLVADAIVFEASLSFINAGIPEPTPTWGNILADARAGVLAGQWWQALFPGLAIMITVLCLNILSEGMTDAMAAAPKAPIQASDANLSSDREADRLVADPTLAYKAQAASLEKRLADLRAMEDKRTDRFEADTDTPPILEVKDLCIKFPRHGDVDVVDHVNFVVRPHQTMGLVGESGCGKSITSLTIMGLLDKRAKVSGEILYNGVNLLDLSPKEMNDLRGTEIAMIYQDALSSLNPSMLIKSQMKQLTTRGGTRSAEDLLELVGLDPKRTLDSYPHELSGGQRQRVLIAMALTRDPKVIIADEPTTALDVTVQKQVINLLNDLQAELGFAMVFVSHDLALVAEVANSITVMYAGQVVEQGPVKDILQGPVHEYTRGLLGSVLSIEAGGARLHQVPGSVPSPADFPKGDRFVPRSSHPEIVSDVRPVLKRIPGTDHYYGELPDPELVRLGINPNPPAPGGQLL